The following DNA comes from Amycolatopsis albispora.
CGGGAGTTCCTGCTCGGCAGGCTCGCGAAGTACAAGATCCCGGTGTCGGTCGAGACGGTGGAAGCGTTGCCGCGCACCGGATCCGGCAAGATCCGCAAGGCCGAGCTGCGGCGCTCAGCCCAGGGAACGCAGGAACAGTGACGGCCCGGCGTGGGTGAGGCCGGTGTCCACCCCGTGCCCGGCGAAGTCCGCGGTCTCGTTGCCCGCCCAGTCGGTGATCGGCGCGCCGTCGCGGCCGAGGTGCTGCCACTTCCCGGCCTGCCAGCCGAACTGGAACACCGTGTCACCGCCGGTGCCGTAGGGCGCGTAGGCGTCGAACGGGCCGTCCGGGGTGGTCTGCTTGGCCAGGTTGTTGCGGAAGAAGACGTTCTGCGGGCCGGTCGCGCCGGACCACTTGACCGCCTTCTTGCCCGCGCCCCACCAGATCGGGTACCAGGTGCCCTGCTCGCTGCCGCCGCCCTCGGCACCGCAGTTCGCGGTGCAGTTGCCCGGCCCGTGCGCGGCGGGCACCCGGACGGTGTTGTTCTCGAACAGGTTCTGCCGTTCCCAGCCGCCGTGCAGGTTGAGGTCGCTGTCGAACTCGTTGCCGAGCACCACGTTGCCGGCGGCCGACCACTGGAAGGTGAAGTGCCGCAGGCCACGCGTGGTGTTGTTCGCGTACACGCTGTCCCACACCCGGCTGCCGCGCAGGTAACCGTTGCCGCCCTTGCCCTTGTTCCACGACCCGTCGAGCTGGTTGCCGACGATCTGCAGGTTCTTGGCTTCCTCGGTGACGATCGGGTGCGACCCGGCCATCTCGATCCGGACGTTGCGCACCCAGCTGTCGGCCGCCCACTTGAACACGATGCCGTGCATGGCCGACTCGGGCGCGAAGTTGCCGTAGTCGTGGCGCACCCGGTCCGGGGTCAGCCCCGGCACCTCCTGGGTGAAGGCGAAGCTCTCGAAGCCGACGCCCACCACCGGATCCACCACGGGCGCGGCCTTGCTGTCGTACTCGTCGCCGTCGATCGGGGCCGAGCCGTCCGAGGTCGAGGTGACCGGCACGTCGAAGTCGAGCGGCCGGTCCAGGGTGATCGACTTCTCGCCGACCGCGGTGATCCGGTACATCCGCTGGCGCATGTGCAGGTTCTGCAGCTCGTGCTCGGTCGGCAGCGCCTGCTGCTCCTCGTACATCCGGGTGGTGTTGGCGGCGCGGATGTTGACCAGGCCGCCGACCGTGAAGTCCTTGGCCTTCTTCGCCAGGTGCACCTCGGTGTCCCCGGCGTGCGCGGCGATCCCGGCGCTGCCCGGCTTGGCGGCCAGCTTCACGCCCGCCTTCCAGTGCACGTTCACCGTGCCCTTCACCAGATCCTGCCGGTTCGGCTCGGTACAACTGTCCTGATAGGACTCTTCGACCGCCTGCGACTGCACGCGGAACAGGCCGCGGCCGGGCCACAGCCAGCCGCCCTTGGCGTCACCGCAGGTCATCGCGTCGGGATCCCAGGCGGAGCCGTCGGCGGTGAGCGTGTCGTAGCGGGTGTTCTCGTCCGGGCGGAAGACCACACGCGTGCTGTGCCCGGCGCCGCGCAGGGTGAGGTAGTCGGCGTCGACCCAGAGTTGCCTGCTGACCTCCAGCGTGCCCGCCGGGAAGATGATCAGGGAAAGCTTGCCGAACCCGGCGTCCGGCGTGCAGTCGGTGCGGATCCGGTCGATCGCCGACTGGATGCCCGCGGAGTCGTCCTCACCGTCGTCCGGGCGCACGTCGAACTGGTTGGCCAGCTCTCCGGGCGTGATGCGGCAGGCCGGATCGGGGTTGTAGTCGGCTTCCGCCGGCAGGTTCTCGCCTTCGCGGTAACCGGCCCGGCTCCAGTCGGGCAGGCCGGGCAGCGGCGCCGCCCGGTTCGCCCGCCCGAGGTCGAGCCCGGCCGGCAGTGGCGGCGGCGCGGGCTCGCCCTCGTCCGCGACCGGTGTCGACTGGCAGCCGGTCAGCACGATGGCGGTGACCACTCCGAGAATTCCGATGGCACGTTTGCGCATTCGTCCGTCCCCCCACATCGGCGATACCGAGGTGGACGGGCAATGCGCACCCATGGCTCCGGAGCGTGACCCAGGTCACAAACCGAGCCCGTAGACCGACAGTGTCCGGCTGCCGCCGAAGCCGCCGGTCCGGTGCAGCAGGCGCAGGTCCGCGGTGCCCGCCATGATGTCGAGTTCCGCCAGCGGCGGGAACTCCGCGGTCCGGTAGTAGTGCCCGAGCCGCACCGGCGCCGTCGGCGTCTCGATGATCACCACGCCGTCGTCGACGATGTGGTCGGCGGCGGTCATCAGCAGTTCGATCTGCGCGCGCAGGGTGTAGAGCTGCGCCAGCGCCGACGGCTCGACCAGCACCGCGCCGAAGACGTCCTCCAGGCACTCGCGCCGCAGGTCGGCGTGCACGAAGTAGACGGCTTCGGCGCCCGGCATGCTGGCCGCGTACTCGATCGCGGTGGGGGAGTCGTCGACGACGAAGACGCTGAACCCGGCCGCGGCCAGCGCGCGGGCCGGTCCGTCCGGGTTCGCGCCCAGTTCGAGCACGGTGCGGTCGGGCACCCAGTGCTGGTAGAAGGCGATGGTGTGCCGCGTGTCATCGCCGAGGGGCCTGGGGTCGAGTGTCGTTGTCGTGGTGCGCGGGTGGTGTAGTGACATCGGGCAACCTGTCGTCCGGGGCCGGGGAACCGAGCTCGCCTGTGTTGCCACTACCTACGGCTGACGCGGCCGGTTCGTTCACGCCCAGCCGGTCGGTCGGCACGCGGTGCGTTTCGCGTGCGGTCGCCGCGGCACCGGCGGCGACCAGGCAGACCGCCGCGGTGAAGATCGCCACGCCCAGCCAGTCCTCTTTGCCGGACCCGATCGCGGCCACCACGCTCGGCGCGAAGCCCGCCACCGCGAAGCCGACCTGCGTGCCGATCGCCACGCCGGACAACCGCACCCGCGCGCTGAACATCTCGCCGTAGAAAGCGGGCCACACCCCGTTGACCCCGCTGTAGACCACGCCGAACAACAGCAGCCCGAAGGCGAAGATGAGCGGGAACTGCCCCACCGAGATGGACCACAGGTACGGGAAGATCAGCAGCCCGCAGGCGAGGCAGCCGCCGATGAACACCGGCTTGCGGCCGATCCGGTCGGCGAGCGCGGCCAGTGCCGGGATCGCCGCCAGCGCCAGCACGTTGGCCAGCACGCCCACCCACAGCATCGGCGTGCGTTCCAGCCCGATGGTGTTCACCGCGTAGCTGAGCGCGTAGACGGTGAAGATCGTGCTCACCGAGGCGATCGTGGCGGCGACGACCACCCGCAGCACGTCGGCCCAGTGGTCGCGGAACAGCACGGCGACCGGCAGCTTGGCCACCTCGGCGCGTTCGAACACCGGTGTCTCGTCCAGCTTGCGCCGCACCACAAAACCGACGACGACCACCAGCGCGCTGCACCAGAACGGCAGGCGCCAGCCCCACGACAGCAGCTGGTCCTCGGGCAGCGCGGCGATCGGCAGGAACACCGCGGTGGCCAGGATCTGCCCGGCCTGGGTGCCGCTGAGGGTGAAGCTGGTGTAGTAGGCGCGCCGGTGCTCGGGGGCGTGCTCCAGCGACATCGAGTTCGCGCTGGCCTGCTCGCCCGCGGCGGACAGGCCCTGCAGCAACCGCAGCACCACCAGCAGGATCGGGGCGAGCACACCGACGTCGGCGTAGGTCGGCAGGCAGCCGACCGCGAAGGTGGCCACGCCCATCAGCAGCAGGGTGAACACCAGGACCTTCTTGCGGCCGAACCGGTCCCCGACGTGCCCGAGGATGACCGCGCCGATCGGCCGTGCCAGGTAACCGACGCCGAAGGTGGCCAGCGCCAGCAGCGTGCCGGCGGCGGGCGCGGAGGCGGGGAAGAAGATCTTGTTGAACACCAGCGCCGCGGCGGTGCCGTAGATGAAGAAGTCGTAGTACTCGAGCGCGCTGCCGATCCAGGCGGCCAGCGCGGCCTTGCGTGGCATGCCCTGCACAGGGGTCACCGTGGGCTCCTGAAGTCCGTGCTCCGTTGCTCAGACACAGCGGGGAGGCGGGGTTAATGAACCATCTAGTTAGTTAACACAGGCTGGACAACGGCGCCCCCGATGTCAACCCCCGGGCTGGATCAGGCGGTGAGGTAGTTGATGACCAGGTCGCCGAGCATGCGGCGCTGCTGCTCCCGGCGTTCCGGGTCGAGCAGGTCGCGGCCGAAGATGGCGGCGAAGGTGTGCCGGTTGGCCAGCCGGAACACGCAGTACGAGCTGATCACCATGTGGATGTCGAGCGGATCGGCGTCGGCGCGGAAGCGGCCGGCCGCGCGCCCGCGGTCCAGGATGCGCGTGAGCACGTCGAGCGCGGGATTGGCCAGTCCGGACAGCACCTCGGAGCGCGCGATGTGCTCGGCGCGGTGGATGTTCTCGATGCTGACCAGCCGGATGAAGTCCGGGTGCGCCTCGTGGTGGTCGAAGGTCAGCTCGGCGAGCTGCCGGATGGCTTCCTCCGGCTCGAGGTGCTCGACGTCGAGCTGCTGTTCGAGCCCGCGGATCGCCGCGTAGGCTCGCTCCAGCACGGCGACGTAGAGCTGCTCCTTGCCGCCGAAGTAGTAGTAGATCATCCGCTTGGTGGTGCTGGTCCTGGCGGCGATCTCGTCCACCCTGGCCCCGGTGTAGCCCTTGTCGGCGAACTCCCTGGTGGCCATCTCGAGAATGTCGGCGCGGGTGCGTTCCTTGTCGCGCTGCCGCTCGACCTCGGACGACGGTGCGGCCACCGGCTCCCTCCGATTCGTTCGCGGACACCCAACTCTAGCCCAGCCCCCTTCACGGGCGCCGGACCGCGGGCTACAGTGAACTCACCAGTTAGTACATTAATCGCCGGAAGGCCTGTGGTGACCAGCTATCTCATCGGACTGATCGGCGCCGGCATCGGCCCGTCGCTGAGCCCGGCCCTGCACGAACGCGAGGCGGACCGGCTCGGCCTGCGTTACCTCTACCGCCGCCTGGACCTCGACGAACTCGGCCGCCCGGCCGGGCAGGTGCTCGAAGCCGCGCGGCTGGCCGGGTTCGACGGGCTCAACGTGACCCATCCGGTCAAGCAGTCCGTGCTGGGCCACCTCGACGAGCTGTCACCGGAGGCCGCCGCGCTCGGCGCGGTGAACACCGTGGTCTTCGACCGCGGGCGCGCGATCGGGCACAACACCGACAGCACCGGGTTCGCCGGCAGCCTCAGCCGTGGCCTGCCTGAGGCCACAATGGACACCGTGCTGCTGCTGGGCGCGGGTGGCGCGGGCGCGGCGGTCGCGCACGCGCTGCTCTCGCTGGGTACCGGGACGCTGCACGTCCACGATGTCGATTCCGGACGGGCGGCGAAGCTGGTTTCCGCGCTGTGCGAGCGTTTTGGCGACGGCCGGGCGGTCGTCGGCGAGCTCGGCGTGCTGGACACCGCCGACGGCCTGGTACACGCGACCCCGACCGGGATGGCGCGTTACCCCGGCAGCCCGGTGCCCGCGTCGGCACTGCGGCCGGAGCTGTGGGTGGCCGACATCGTCTACCGTCCACTTGAGACCGAACTGCTGCGCGCGGCGGCCGCCCGCGGTTGCCGCGTGCTCGACGGCGGCGGCATGGTCGTGTTGCAGGCCGCCGACTCGTTCCGCCTGTTCACCGGGGTCGAGCCGGACGCCGAGCGCATGCTGCGGCACTTCGGCGAACTCGCGGCGGAGGAAGGGGTGTACGCCCGTGGCTGAGCGCCGGACCGCCATCGCCACCGTGTGCCTGTCGGGCACGCTGGAGGACAAGCTGGCCGCCGCCTCGTCGGCCGGGTTCGACGGGGTGGAGATCTTCGAGAACGACCTGCTGGCGTCGCGGTTGTCCCCGGCCGGGATCCGGCGCCACTGCGCGGACCTGGGCCTGTCGATAGACCTGTACCAGCCGTTCCGCGATTTCGAGGCGGTGCCGCCGGAGCTGCTGCGGGCCAATCTCCGCCGGGCCGAGCGCAAGCTCGACCTGATGGCCGAACTCGGCACCGGCACCATTCTGGTCTGCTCGTCGGTGTCACCCGATGCGGTGGACGACGACGAACTGGCCGCCGAGCACCTGCACGCGCTGGCCGAGCTCGCCGCCGAACGCGGCATGCGGATCGCGTACGAGGCACTGGCGTGGGGCCGGTTCGTCAACACCTACCAGCGGTCGTGGCGGATCGTGCGGCGTGCCGCGCACCCGGCGCTCGGCCTGTGCCTGGACAGCTTCCACATCCTGTCGGTGGGCGGCGATCCGGCCGCGATCCGCACGATCCCCGGCGAAAAGATCTTCTTCGTGCAGCTCGCCGACGCGCCCCGGCTGGCGATGGACGTGCTGCAGTGGAGCAGGCACCACCGGCTCTTCCCCGGCCAGGGCGAGTTCGACCTGACCGCGTTCACCGGGCACGTGCTGGCCACCGGGTACCGCGGGCCGCTGTCGCTGGAGGTGTTCAACGACGTCTTCCGGCAGGCCGATCCGCGGCTCACCGCGGTGGACGCGATGCGCTCGCTGCTGGCGTTGCGGGAGTCGCTGGGCCTGGCCGAACTGCCCGAAGCGCCGGCGTTGCACGGGCACGCGTTCGCCGAACTCGCCGCGCCGGCGGGGGAGGACGTGGGCAAGGTGCTGGCCGGTCTCGGGTTCACCGTCGCGGGTCACCACCGGACCAAGCCGGTCCAGCTGTGGGCGCAGAACGGGGCTCGCGTGCTGGTCAACAAAACCGGCGAGCGCACCGCGATCGCGGTGGACAGCGAGGACCCCGGGCGTTCGGCCCGCCGTGCCGAGGCGTATCTCGCGCAGCCGTTGCGGCGTGGCCGGGAGGCGGTCGCGGCGCCCGACTCCACCGAACTGTTCTTCTGCGGCGGTGACGACTGGCTGGCCGACTTCGAGCCGGCCGGCGAGGCCGGGCGCACGGCGGGCATCACCGGCATCGACCACGTGGCGCTGACCCAGCCGTTCGACCAGTTCGAGGAAGCCGCGTTGTTCTACCGGTCGGTGCTGGGCCTGCGGCTGGACCCGGTGGTGGAGTTCGCCGCGCCGTTCGGCCTGGTGCGCAGCCGTGCCGCCGCGCACCAGGGCGTGCGGCTGACCCTGGACACCGCGCTCGTGCGCCGCGGGGAATGGGCGCCCGCCGTGCGCGAGCCGCAGCACATCGCCTTCGCCACCGGTGACGCGATCGCCAGCGCGAAGGCGATGCGTGCGCTGGGCGCGCCCCTGCTGGACATCCCCGGCAACTACTACGACGACCTCGAGGCCCGCCTCGACCTCGACCCGGGGTTGCTGGCCGAGCTGCGGGCGCAGTCGGTGCTGTACGACCGCGACGAGCACGGCGAATTCCTGCACTTCTACACCGAGCTGGCGGGGGAGCGGGTGTTCTTCGAGGTGGTGCAGCGCATCGGCGGATACCGGGGCTACGGCGTGGCGAACGCGCCGATCCGCATGGCCGCCCACCGCGACCGCCGCCTCAACGGCCGCTAGGGCGCCCTAGGGTGCGTGGCCAGGACCTTCGCGCCCAGGGCCGGGGTCGAGGCCGGGCTATGCTGCGGAGGTGACAGTTGCCTCCCGGGGGCGGATCGACAAGCGGCAGGCGATCCTGACCGCCGCGTTCACCGTCTTCGCTCGCCGCGGCTACGCCGAAGCCTGCGTCAAGGAGATCGCGGAGGAAGCGGGCGTCGCCAAGCCGACCGTCTACAACCACCTCAACGACAAGGAAAACCTGTTCCGCCACGCCATCGAAGCCGCCGCCGACGAAGTGATGGCGGCCAATCTCGAGGTGGTGGAGCGCCTGCGCGAACCGGGACCGGACCTGCGCGCGGCGCTGGCGGACGTGGCGCACCGGCTGGTCCAGGTGTGCTGTGCCGAGCGGTCGCGGTCGCTGCGGCGGCTGACCTACGGCCAGGTGGCGCGGTTCCCCGAGCTGATCGAGCTGGTGCAGACCCGCACCGCGGACAGGGTCGCCGAGGCGCTGGCCGACCGGCTCGCGCGGTTCTCGCTGGCCGGCCGCCTGCGCCCGTGCGACCCGGCGGCGGCTTCGGAGCAGCTGCTCGCGCTGCTGACCGGCCCGCTGGAAACGCGGTCGCGGCTGGGCACGCGCAAGGTGCCCGCGGCGGAAATGCGCGCCGTCGCCGACGCGGCCGTCGACACCTTCCTCCGCGCCTACGCCGCCGAATGACCGCCATGCGGACCCGGCCGGTGCGGGAGCGCCCGGGCAAGCGCGCGTGGCTCGGCCCGCTCTCCCTGCTGCTGGGCGTGGTGTGCTGGTGGGTGCCGCTGGGCTGGATGGTGGCCGTCGTGGCGATCGCCTGCGCCACCGCGTCGATCCTCACCGACCGCCAGTACCGGCTCGACTGGACCGCGGTGACCGGGGCCTCGGTGGCGGCCGGTCAGCTGTTCTTCACGGTGTTCCTGATGGCGATGGAGGCCGCTGGGCACTGACAGCACTGACAGCACTGACACCGTGTCAGTCCGTCGCCGGTTGGCGGAACTGCGCGGCGTAGAGGCGGTGGTAGGCACCCTCGGCGGCGAGCAGTTCCGCGTGCGTGCCCTGTTCGACGATGCGGCCCGCCTCCATCACCAGGATCAGGTCGGCGTCGCGGATGGTGGACAGCCGGTGCGCGATGACAAAGCTCGTGCGGTTGGACCGCAGCGCCGCCATCGCGTGCTGCACCAGCGATTCCGTGCGCGTGTCCACCGAACTCGTGGCCTCGTCGAGGATCAGCAGCGACGGGTCGGCCAGGAAGGCCCGCGCGATGGTGAGCAGCTGCTTCTCCCCGGCGCTGACGTTCGTGCCGTCGTCGTCGATCACCGTGTCGTAGCCGTCGGGCAGGCTGCGCACGAACCGGTCGACGAAGGTGGCCTTCGCCGCCGCCTCGATCTGCTCGTCGGTGGCGCCCGGCCTGCCGTAGGCGATGTTGTCGCGGATGGTGCCGCCGAACAGCCAGGTGTCCTGCAGCACCATGCCGATCTGCCCGCGCAGCGCGGCGCGGCCGAGCCGGGTGATGTCGGTGCGGTCCAGGGTGATCCGGCCCGAGTCCAGCTCGTAGAACCGCATGATCAGGTTGACCAGCGTGGTCTTGCCCGCCCCGGTCGGCCCGACCACGGCCACCGTCTGGCCCGGTTCGGCGACCAGCGACAGGTCCTCGATCAGCGGGGTGTCCGGTTCGTAGCGGAAGCTCACGTGCTCGAACTCGACCCGCCCGCGCCGCGGCCCTGCGGGCGCCGGCTCGGCCGGGTCCGGCTCCTGCTCCTCGGCGTCGAGCAGCTCGAACACCCGCTCCGCCGAAGCCACGCCGGACTGCAGCAGGTTCGCCATCGACGCCGCCTGGGTCAGCGGCTGGGTGAACTGCCGCGAGTACTGCAGGAACGCCTGCACGTCACCGATGGTCATCGCGCCGGTGGTCACCCGCAGCCCGCCGATCACCGCCAGCGCGAGATAGCTGAGATTGGACACGAACATCATCGACGGCATGATCACGCCGGAGACGAACTGCGCGCCGAGGCTGGCACCGAACAGCTTGCCGTTGCGCTCGCCGAACTCCCGCTCCACCTCCTCGCGGCGGCCGAACGCGGTGACCAGCTCGTGCCCGGAGTAGGCCTCCTCGATCTGCGCGTTGAGCGAGCCGGTGTGCTTCCACTGCGCCACGAACAGCTTCTGCGACCGCTTCCCGATCAGCCGGGTGACCACAATGGACAGTGGAACGGCGGTGAGCGCGACCAGCGCCAGCAGCGGCGAGATGACCAGCATCATCACCAGCACGCCGAGCACGGTCAGCACCGCGGACAGCAGCTGGCTCAGCGTCTGCAGCAGGGTCAGCGAGATGTTGTCGATGTCGTTGGTGACGCGGCTGAGCAGCTCACCACGCGGCTGCCGGTCGTAGTACCGCAGCGGCAGCCGGTGCAGCTTGCCCTCGACCTCTTCGCGCAGCCGGAACACGAAGCGCTGCACCACGTTGTTCAGCAGCCTGCCCTGCAGCCAGGCGAACACCGACGAGGCCAGGTACAGCGCGAGCACCCAGGCGAGCACCTCACCGAGCGCGGCGAAGTCCAGCGCGCCGCGCTGCACCCCGGCGATCACCACGTCCGTGGCGTGGCCGAGCACCTTGGGCCCGGCCACCGACAGCGCGACGCTCGCCACGCCGAGCACGACGATCACCAGCAGCAGGCGGCGTTCACCGCGCAACCGGCCGAGCAGCCGCTTCGCCGAGGTCGAGAAGTTCTCCGCCTTGCTGGCGGGCATGCCGATGCCGGGCCCGCGGCCGAACATCGAGGCCTGCGGCTGCGGCGGGCGGTTCGTGGCGGGGGCGCTCATGCCGCGGGCTCCGGGGTCAGCTGGGACTGGACGATCTCGAGATAGGTCGGGCAGCTCTCCAGCAGCTCGTCGTGCGTGCCGCGGCCCACCACGGAACCGTTCTCCAGCACCACGATCTGCTCGGCATCGACCACAGTGGACACCCGCTGGGCGACCACCAGCACGGCGGCGTCCGCGGTGTGCGGCCGCAGCGCCGCGCGCAGGGCCGCGTCGGTGGCCAGGTCGAGCGCGGAGAACGAGTCGTCGAACAGGTAGATCTCGGGCTTGCGCACCAGCGCCCTGGCGATCGAGAGCCGCTGCCGCTGCCCGCCGGAGACGTTCGTGCCGCCCTGGGTGATCGGCGCGTCCAGCCCGCCGGGCATCGCCTCGACGAACTCCCGCGCCTGCGCGATTTCCAGTGCCTCCCACAGTTCTTCTTCGGTGGCATCCGGTTTGCCGTAACGCAGGTTGCTCGCCACCGTGCCGGTGAACAGGTACGGCCGCTGCGGCACCAGCCCGATCCGGCCGCGGAGCACCGCGGGATCGAGGCGGCGCACGTCCACGCCGTTGACCAGCAGGATGCCGCCGGTGACGTCGAGCAGGCGGGGGACCAGCGACACCAGCGTGGTCTTCCCGGCGCCGGTGCTGCCCACGATCGCGGTGGTCTTCCCGCGTTCCGCGCGGAAGGAAACCCCGCGCAGCACCGGATCCGCGGCGCCGGGGTAGCGCAGTTCGACGTCGCGGAACTCCACCTCGCCGTGCGTGCCCACCTCGCGGACGGGGTCCGCCGGCGGCAGCACCGAGGATTCGGTGTCCAGCACCTCGACGATGCGCTCGGCGCAGACCGACGCACGCGGGATCATCGTCGCGATGAAGGTCACCATCATCACCGAGGTCAGGATCAGCATCAGGTAGCTCAGGAACGCCACCATCGCGCCGACCTGCAGCTGGCCGTCGGCGACCCGCCGCGCGCCGAACCAGACCACGGCCACGCTGGAGGCGTTGAGCACCAGCATCACGATCGGGAACAGCAACGCCTGCAACCGGCCGACGCGCAGCGCGGTGTCGGTCAGCGCGGTGTTCGCCTCGGCGAAGCGGCGGGTCTCCACCGGCTCGCGGACGAACGCGCGGACCACGCGGATGCCGGACAGTTGTTCGCGCAGCACGCGGTTCACCGTGTCGATGCGGTCCTGCATGGTGCGGAAGCGCGGCACCATGCGGACGATGATCAGGCCCATCGCGACCAGCAGCACCGGCACCGCGACCAGCATCAGCCAGGACAGCCCGGGGTCCTCGCGGATCGCCAGCACGATGCCGCCGACCGACATGATCGGCGCGGTGACCAGCATCGTGCAGGCCACCACCACCAGCATCTGCACCTGCTGCACGTCGTTGGTGTTGCGGGTGATCAGCGAAGCCGCGCCGAAGCCGGAGACCTCCCTGGCGGAGAACCGGCCCGCGCGGTGGAAGATCGCCGCGCGCACGTCACGGCCGAAGCTCATCGCCACCCGCGCGCCGAGGTAGACCGCGCCGGTCGAGCAGATGATCTGCAGCAGGGTGACCGCGAGCATCCAGCCGCCGACGCGCAGGATGTAGCCGGTGTCGCCGGTGGCCACGCCCTGGTCGATGATGTCGGCGTTCAGGCTGGGCAGGTAGAGCGAGCCCATCGTGCCGACCAGTTGCAGCAGCACCACGCCGGCCAGTTCGCGCCGGTACGGCCGCAGGTGACCGCGCAGCAGGCGACTCAGCAAGTCGGACCCCCAGGAAGAAACGTTCCGTATCTAACGGCGCCAGGCTACAGTCCCGTTCGGGAAACGCAATCGGGATAAAAGGGGCACTCTTGGCAGAGCGGTCTCGCCGCCGGGGGGAACACCTCGAACAGGCGATCTTCGAAGCCGTGTGGGCGGAGCTGCTCGAGGTCGGCTACGCGAAGCTCACCATGGAGGCGGTCGCCGCGCGAGCCGGGACCAGCAAGCCGGTGCTGTACCGCCGGTGGGCCGGGCGCGCCGAGCTGGTGCTCGCGGCCTGGCGGCACCGGCTGCCGGTGTCCCTGGAACTGCCCGACACCGGGACGCTGTCCGGTGACCTGAAGGAGTTGCTCGGCCGGTCGCTGTGCCGGTTCGAGGACTTTTCGCCGGACCTGCTGGCCGGGCTGACCACCGAGACCTTCCGTGATCCGGAGGTTTTCGCGCTGCTGCGCAAGCAGATCGCGAAGGCCGCGCCGGGGCACGCGCTGGCGGCGCTGATCGGATGGGCGGTCGAACGCGGGGAGATAGCGGAGCCCCGGCTGAGCCCGCGGGTGCTCGCGCTGCCCCTGGACCTGATCCGCGCTGACGCCGTCCTCTACGGCAGGCAGGTGACGGACGCCAGAATCACCGAAATAGTCGACGACATCTTTCTGCCGCTGCTGCGTGGCCTCGCCGCTCCGTGACCGGCTACCGTCGGCGAGGTGGTGATCCGCGATGAGGCAGGAAACGAACTGCGCGGTTTCCACCCCGATCTCGCCCTGCGCCCGATGCCGCTCGCGCTGGTGGTGGTCGCGTTCCGCGGGCGGGTGCTGATGATGCTGAACGCCTTCCGACGCCACTGGGAGCTGCCCGGCGGCATGCTGGAGGCGGGGGAGGGGCCAGAAGCGGCGGCGCTGCGGGAGCTGGCCGAGGAAACCGGCATTCTGGCGACGACGGCGGAGTTCGCCGTCGTGGCCGAGTTCGCCTTGGTCGCGCCGGTGCGACGCGAGTACGCCGCGGTCTACCGGCTGGCGCTCGAAGCCCCGCCGCGCCCGGTGGTCAGCGACGAGGCGCTGGCCTTCCGATGGTGGGACCCCGCCACGCCGGTACCGCCGGAAATGAGCCCGCTCGACGCCGCGATCGCACGACAGGTCTGCCCGGTTCGCTGAGGTGGCCGCGATCGCGCGGCAGGGCAGGCTGCCTCCCGATGTTGCCGCGAGCGCCCAGCGGGTCAGTCAGCCTGGCCCGCTCCACGCCGTGATCGCGCGGCGGACCAGCCCGGCTCGCTGACGTACCAGCGATCGCGCGGCAGGGCAGTCCGGCTCGCTGAGGTTGCCGCGATCGGACGGCGGGCGGGCCGTCTCACCGATGTTGCCGCGAAAGCGCGGGGCCAGCCCGGTTCGCTGAGGTGGCCGCGATCGCGCGGCAGGGCAGGCTGCCTCCCGATGTTGCCGCGAGTGCACAGCGGGCAGTGCGCGTCATCGAGGTTGCCGCGATCGCGCGGCGGGTCGGTCCGGCTCGCTGGGGTTGCCGTGTGGCACAGCGGGCAGGCTGCCTCACCGATGTTGCCGCAAAAGCGCGGCGGGGCCAGCCCGGTCCGCTCCACGCCGCGATCGCGCGGCGGGTCAGCTCGGCTCGCTGATGTTGACCATCCAGGAAACGCCGAACTGGTCCACGCACGCCCCGAATTCGTCGCCCCACATTTGCTTTTCGAGCGGAGCCGAAACGGTGCCCTTAGCGGACAACTTCTCCCAGTAACCCCGCAGTTCGTCCCCGTCGTCGCCGCTCAGGCTGACGGTGACGTTCGTGCCGGGCTTGTATTCCATGCCGGTCGGCGTGTCGGCCGCCATCAGGGTGAACCCGCTCGGCGTTTCCAGCATGCCGTGCATGATCTTGTCCTGGTCGT
Coding sequences within:
- a CDS encoding TetR/AcrR family transcriptional regulator, giving the protein MTVASRGRIDKRQAILTAAFTVFARRGYAEACVKEIAEEAGVAKPTVYNHLNDKENLFRHAIEAAADEVMAANLEVVERLREPGPDLRAALADVAHRLVQVCCAERSRSLRRLTYGQVARFPELIELVQTRTADRVAEALADRLARFSLAGRLRPCDPAAASEQLLALLTGPLETRSRLGTRKVPAAEMRAVADAAVDTFLRAYAAE
- a CDS encoding ABC transporter ATP-binding protein, yielding MSAPATNRPPQPQASMFGRGPGIGMPASKAENFSTSAKRLLGRLRGERRLLLVIVVLGVASVALSVAGPKVLGHATDVVIAGVQRGALDFAALGEVLAWVLALYLASSVFAWLQGRLLNNVVQRFVFRLREEVEGKLHRLPLRYYDRQPRGELLSRVTNDIDNISLTLLQTLSQLLSAVLTVLGVLVMMLVISPLLALVALTAVPLSIVVTRLIGKRSQKLFVAQWKHTGSLNAQIEEAYSGHELVTAFGRREEVEREFGERNGKLFGASLGAQFVSGVIMPSMMFVSNLSYLALAVIGGLRVTTGAMTIGDVQAFLQYSRQFTQPLTQAASMANLLQSGVASAERVFELLDAEEQEPDPAEPAPAGPRRGRVEFEHVSFRYEPDTPLIEDLSLVAEPGQTVAVVGPTGAGKTTLVNLIMRFYELDSGRITLDRTDITRLGRAALRGQIGMVLQDTWLFGGTIRDNIAYGRPGATDEQIEAAAKATFVDRFVRSLPDGYDTVIDDDGTNVSAGEKQLLTIARAFLADPSLLILDEATSSVDTRTESLVQHAMAALRSNRTSFVIAHRLSTIRDADLILVMEAGRIVEQGTHAELLAAEGAYHRLYAAQFRQPATD
- a CDS encoding ABC transporter ATP-binding protein, giving the protein MLSRLLRGHLRPYRRELAGVVLLQLVGTMGSLYLPSLNADIIDQGVATGDTGYILRVGGWMLAVTLLQIICSTGAVYLGARVAMSFGRDVRAAIFHRAGRFSAREVSGFGAASLITRNTNDVQQVQMLVVVACTMLVTAPIMSVGGIVLAIREDPGLSWLMLVAVPVLLVAMGLIIVRMVPRFRTMQDRIDTVNRVLREQLSGIRVVRAFVREPVETRRFAEANTALTDTALRVGRLQALLFPIVMLVLNASSVAVVWFGARRVADGQLQVGAMVAFLSYLMLILTSVMMVTFIATMIPRASVCAERIVEVLDTESSVLPPADPVREVGTHGEVEFRDVELRYPGAADPVLRGVSFRAERGKTTAIVGSTGAGKTTLVSLVPRLLDVTGGILLVNGVDVRRLDPAVLRGRIGLVPQRPYLFTGTVASNLRYGKPDATEEELWEALEIAQAREFVEAMPGGLDAPITQGGTNVSGGQRQRLSIARALVRKPEIYLFDDSFSALDLATDAALRAALRPHTADAAVLVVAQRVSTVVDAEQIVVLENGSVVGRGTHDELLESCPTYLEIVQSQLTPEPAA
- a CDS encoding TetR/AcrR family transcriptional regulator, with amino-acid sequence MAERSRRRGEHLEQAIFEAVWAELLEVGYAKLTMEAVAARAGTSKPVLYRRWAGRAELVLAAWRHRLPVSLELPDTGTLSGDLKELLGRSLCRFEDFSPDLLAGLTTETFRDPEVFALLRKQIAKAAPGHALAALIGWAVERGEIAEPRLSPRVLALPLDLIRADAVLYGRQVTDARITEIVDDIFLPLLRGLAAP
- a CDS encoding NUDIX hydrolase; the encoded protein is MVIRDEAGNELRGFHPDLALRPMPLALVVVAFRGRVLMMLNAFRRHWELPGGMLEAGEGPEAAALRELAEETGILATTAEFAVVAEFALVAPVRREYAAVYRLALEAPPRPVVSDEALAFRWWDPATPVPPEMSPLDAAIARQVCPVR
- a CDS encoding VOC family protein, translated to MPSRLNPYISFDGDARAAMEFYREVFGGELELHTFGEFGADHDQDKIMHGMLETPSGFTLMAADTPTGMEYKPGTNVTVSLSGDDGDELRGYWEKLSAKGTVSAPLEKQMWGDEFGACVDQFGVSWMVNISEPS